From the genome of Argentina anserina chromosome 4, drPotAnse1.1, whole genome shotgun sequence, one region includes:
- the LOC126790443 gene encoding phosphoenolpyruvate carboxylase 4 isoform X2, which translates to MTDTTDDIAQEISFQSYEDDCKMLGNLLLEVLQREVGAHMRDKVDRNRILAQSACNMRMAGIDDTAEKLEKQLISEMSDMSLAEALTLARAFSHYLNLMGIAEVHHRVRRQKKVATLTKSCDDIFNQLRQGGVSPDQLYHTVCNQEVEIVLTAHPTQINRRTLQYKHLRVSHLLDYRDRQDLTSEDRDMVIEDLVREITSIWQTDELRRHKPTPVDEARAGLNIVEQSLWKAVPRYLRCVSNALKKHTGKPLPLTCTPIRFGSWMGGDRDGNPNVTAKVTKDVSLLSRWMTIDLYIREVDSLNFELSMNKCSDSLSKLAHEILELESECDVHQSWNHHCYNRNQVKQQAAALPTQLPARADQPSCTECNVGQSHYPRSEFPRTGRPGKLSQQDEPESSMPKSPSQNSLRNAGLIAKRKMFAESQVGRSSFQKLLEPKPTQRSGIGPYRIVLGNIKDKLIKTQRRLELLLEDLPCDSDPLDFYQTSEQLLEPLIKCHESLHECGCGVLADGRLADLIRRVATFGMVLMKLDLRQESGRHAETLDAITEYLDMGTYSEWDEEKKLEFLIRELKGKRPLIPLSMEVASDVREVLDTFRMAAELGSDSLGAYVISMASNASDVLAVELLQKDARLAVSGEIGKPCPGGTLRVVPLFETVKDLRGAGSVIRKLLSVDWYRDHVIKNHNGHQEVMVGYSDSGKDAGRFTAAWELYKAQEDVVAACNEYDIKVTLFHGRGGSIGRGGGPTYLAIQSQPPGSVMGTLRTTEQGEMIQAKFGLPQIAVRQLEIYTTAVLLATLRPPQPPREQKWRNLMEEISKISCQNYRNVVYENPEFLTYFQEATPQGELGYLNIGSRPTRRKTSTGIGHLRAIPWVFAWTQTRFVLPAWLGVGAGLRGVCDKGHTEELQAMYKEWPFFQSTIDLIEMILGKADTPISKHYDEVLVSESRRHLGDELRMELLATEKLVLVVSGHEKLSANNRILRRLIESRLPYLNPMNLLQVEVLKRLRSDDDNKELRDTLLITINGIAAGMRNTG; encoded by the exons ATGACGGACACGACGGACGACATCGCCCAGGAAATCTCGTTCCAGAGCTACGAAGACGACTGCAAAATGCTCGGCAATCTCCTCCTCGAGGTTCTCCAGCGAGAAGTCGGCGCTCACATGAGGGACAAAGTCGATCGCAACAGAATCCTCGCTCAG AGTGCTTGTAATATGAGAATGGCGGGGATAGATGACACGGCGGAGAAGCTGGAGAAGCAGCTAATCTCGGAGATGTCGGACATGAGCTTAGCCGAGGCGCTCACCCTCGCTCGTGCGTTCAGCCATTACCTCAATCTCATGGGCATTGCTGAAGTTCACCACAG GGTTCGAAGACAGAAGAAGGTGGCAACTTTAACAAAATCTTGTGATGATATTTTTAATCAGCTTCGGCAGGGTGGTGTATCTCCAGACCAGCTTTACCATACTGTTTGCAATCag GAGGTCGAGATTGTTCTCACTGCACATCCAACACAAATTAATCGCCGAACCTTACAATACAAACATCTTAGAGTTTCT CATCTTTTAGATTATAGAGACCGACAGGATCTTACTAGCGAAGACAGAGATATGGTGATTGAAGATCTG GTACGAGAAATAACTTCTATATGGCAGACAGATGAGCTTAGGCGCCATAAACCCACACCAGTTGATGAAGCTAGGGCAG GTTTGAACATTGTGGAGCAGTCCCTTTGGAAAGCCGTACCTCGTTATTTACGTTGTGTCAGCAATGCTCTAAAGAAA CACACTGGAAAACCACTTCCACTGACTTGCACACCAATCAGGTTTGGGTCTTGGATGGGGGGTGATAGAGATGGAAATCCCAATGTGACAGCAAAG GTCACGAAAGATGTCTCACTTTTATCTAGGTGGATGACTATTGATCTCTATATTCGAGAAGTTGATAGCCTGAATTTTGAACTATCCATGAATAAGTGCAGTGATAGCTTGTCAAAATTGGCTCACGAAATTCTAGAGCTAG AATCTGAGTGTGACGTTCACCAAAGTTGGAATCATCATTGTTATAATAGAAATCAGGTAAAGCAACAAGCTGCCGCACTTCCAACGCAACTTCCAGCTAGAGCTGATCAACCCTCTTGCACCG AATGCAATGTTGGTCAATCTCACTACCCCAGAAGTGAATTTCCTCGAACTGGGCGGCCTGGGAAACTAAGTCAGCAG GATGAGCCAGAATCTTCAATGCCAAAGTCTCCATCCCAGAACTCTCTTCGTAATGCTGGTCTCATTGCCAAAAGGAAAATGTTTGCTGAGTCCCAGGTTGGAAGGTCTAGTTTCCAAAAGCTTCTGGAGCCAAAGCCCACTCAGAGATCTGGCATTGGTCCTTATAGAATTGTTCTCGGTAATATAAAAGATAAG CTTATAAAGACACAAAGACGGTTGGAGCTTCTTCTGGAGGATCTTCCTTGCGATTCTGATCCATTGGATTTTTATCAGACATCAGAACAACTTTTAGAACCACTGATCAAATGCCATGAATCTTTg CATGAATGTGGATGTGGGGTCCTAGCTGATGGTCGGCTTGCTGATCTGATCCGAAGAGTTGCTACCTTTGGGATGGTACTAATGAAGCTCGACTTGCGTCAg GAATCTGGTAGACATGCTGAAACACTTGATGCAATTACCGAATATTTGGATATGGGTACATACAGTGAGTGggatgaagaaaagaaactgGAATTTCTAATAAGAGAGCTCAAAGGAAAAAGACCGCTAATCCCCCTTAGCATGGAG GTTGCTTCTGATGTTAGAGAAGTACTGGATACCTTCCGCATGGCTGCTGAGCTAGGGAGTGATTCACTTGGAGCATATGTGATTTCTATGGCTTCTAAC GCAAGTGATGTCCTTGCTGTGGAGCTTCTGCAAAAAGATGCACGACTTGCTGTTAGTGGAGAGATAGGAAAGCCATGTCCTGGTGGAAC GCTGCGTGTGGTTCCTTTGTTTGAAACTGTTAAGGACTTGAGAGGAGCTGGCTCAGTGATCAGGAAGTTATTGTCTGTTGATTGGTACCGGGACCACGTCATCAAGAACCATAATGGGCACCAAGAG GTGATGGTCGGATACTCTGATTCTGGGAAAGATGCAGGGCGTTTTACTGCTGCATGGGAACTTTACAAAGCTCAAGAGGATGTCGTAGCTGCATGTAATGAGTACGATATCAAAGTCACCCTGTTTCATGGGAGAGGGGGAAGTATTGGTCGTGGAGGAGGCCCTACATATCTTGCCATTCAATCCCAGCCGCCTGGCTCTGTGATG GGTACTCTACGAACTACTGAGCAAGGAGAGATGATTCAGGCAAAATTTGGGCTGCCTCAGATTGCTGTCAGACAGCTAGAGATATATACAACAGCTGTGCTGCTTGCAACATTGCGTCCTCCACAACCTCCTCGAGAACAAAAGTGGCGTAACCTCATGGAGGAGATATCCAAGATCAGTTGTCAGAATTACAGAAATGTAGTCTACGAAAATCCAGAATTCCTTACCTACTTCCAGGAGGCCACACCACAGGGTGAGCTTGGCTACCTCAACATAGGGAGCCGCCCCACAAGAAGAAAGACCTCTACAGGAATTGGACATCTTCGGGCAATTCCATGGGTGTTTGCATGGACTCAAACCAGATTTGTTCTTCCAGCATGGCTTGGAGTTGGGGCAGGTTTAAGGGGGGTTTGTGACAAGGGACACACTGAAGAGTTGCAAGCTATGTACAAAGAATGGCCTTTCTTCCAGTCTACCATTGACCTCATTGAGATGATATTAGGGAAGGCAGACACTCCTATATCCAAACATTACGATGAAGTCCTCGTCTCAGAAAGCAGGCGCCATCTTGGTGATGAACTGAGAATGGAGCTCCTAGCGACAGAAAAATTGGTGTTGGTGGTTAGTGGACATGAGAAACTATCTGCCAATAATCGGATCTTGAGGAGGCTGATTGAGAGCAGGCTTCCCTATCTTAATCCCATGAACTTGTTGCAGGTTGAGGTACTCAAGAGATTGAGAAGTGATGATGATAACAAAGAACTCAGAGATACATTGCTAATCACAATCAATGGGATTGCTGCAGGGATGAGGAATACAGGCTAA
- the LOC126790443 gene encoding phosphoenolpyruvate carboxylase 4 isoform X1: protein MTDTTDDIAQEISFQSYEDDCKMLGNLLLEVLQREVGAHMRDKVDRNRILAQSACNMRMAGIDDTAEKLEKQLISEMSDMSLAEALTLARAFSHYLNLMGIAEVHHREIVDLCRVRRQKKVATLTKSCDDIFNQLRQGGVSPDQLYHTVCNQEVEIVLTAHPTQINRRTLQYKHLRVSHLLDYRDRQDLTSEDRDMVIEDLVREITSIWQTDELRRHKPTPVDEARAGLNIVEQSLWKAVPRYLRCVSNALKKHTGKPLPLTCTPIRFGSWMGGDRDGNPNVTAKVTKDVSLLSRWMTIDLYIREVDSLNFELSMNKCSDSLSKLAHEILELESECDVHQSWNHHCYNRNQVKQQAAALPTQLPARADQPSCTECNVGQSHYPRSEFPRTGRPGKLSQQDEPESSMPKSPSQNSLRNAGLIAKRKMFAESQVGRSSFQKLLEPKPTQRSGIGPYRIVLGNIKDKLIKTQRRLELLLEDLPCDSDPLDFYQTSEQLLEPLIKCHESLHECGCGVLADGRLADLIRRVATFGMVLMKLDLRQESGRHAETLDAITEYLDMGTYSEWDEEKKLEFLIRELKGKRPLIPLSMEVASDVREVLDTFRMAAELGSDSLGAYVISMASNASDVLAVELLQKDARLAVSGEIGKPCPGGTLRVVPLFETVKDLRGAGSVIRKLLSVDWYRDHVIKNHNGHQEVMVGYSDSGKDAGRFTAAWELYKAQEDVVAACNEYDIKVTLFHGRGGSIGRGGGPTYLAIQSQPPGSVMGTLRTTEQGEMIQAKFGLPQIAVRQLEIYTTAVLLATLRPPQPPREQKWRNLMEEISKISCQNYRNVVYENPEFLTYFQEATPQGELGYLNIGSRPTRRKTSTGIGHLRAIPWVFAWTQTRFVLPAWLGVGAGLRGVCDKGHTEELQAMYKEWPFFQSTIDLIEMILGKADTPISKHYDEVLVSESRRHLGDELRMELLATEKLVLVVSGHEKLSANNRILRRLIESRLPYLNPMNLLQVEVLKRLRSDDDNKELRDTLLITINGIAAGMRNTG from the exons ATGACGGACACGACGGACGACATCGCCCAGGAAATCTCGTTCCAGAGCTACGAAGACGACTGCAAAATGCTCGGCAATCTCCTCCTCGAGGTTCTCCAGCGAGAAGTCGGCGCTCACATGAGGGACAAAGTCGATCGCAACAGAATCCTCGCTCAG AGTGCTTGTAATATGAGAATGGCGGGGATAGATGACACGGCGGAGAAGCTGGAGAAGCAGCTAATCTCGGAGATGTCGGACATGAGCTTAGCCGAGGCGCTCACCCTCGCTCGTGCGTTCAGCCATTACCTCAATCTCATGGGCATTGCTGAAGTTCACCACAG gGAGATTGTTGATCTGTGCAGGGTTCGAAGACAGAAGAAGGTGGCAACTTTAACAAAATCTTGTGATGATATTTTTAATCAGCTTCGGCAGGGTGGTGTATCTCCAGACCAGCTTTACCATACTGTTTGCAATCag GAGGTCGAGATTGTTCTCACTGCACATCCAACACAAATTAATCGCCGAACCTTACAATACAAACATCTTAGAGTTTCT CATCTTTTAGATTATAGAGACCGACAGGATCTTACTAGCGAAGACAGAGATATGGTGATTGAAGATCTG GTACGAGAAATAACTTCTATATGGCAGACAGATGAGCTTAGGCGCCATAAACCCACACCAGTTGATGAAGCTAGGGCAG GTTTGAACATTGTGGAGCAGTCCCTTTGGAAAGCCGTACCTCGTTATTTACGTTGTGTCAGCAATGCTCTAAAGAAA CACACTGGAAAACCACTTCCACTGACTTGCACACCAATCAGGTTTGGGTCTTGGATGGGGGGTGATAGAGATGGAAATCCCAATGTGACAGCAAAG GTCACGAAAGATGTCTCACTTTTATCTAGGTGGATGACTATTGATCTCTATATTCGAGAAGTTGATAGCCTGAATTTTGAACTATCCATGAATAAGTGCAGTGATAGCTTGTCAAAATTGGCTCACGAAATTCTAGAGCTAG AATCTGAGTGTGACGTTCACCAAAGTTGGAATCATCATTGTTATAATAGAAATCAGGTAAAGCAACAAGCTGCCGCACTTCCAACGCAACTTCCAGCTAGAGCTGATCAACCCTCTTGCACCG AATGCAATGTTGGTCAATCTCACTACCCCAGAAGTGAATTTCCTCGAACTGGGCGGCCTGGGAAACTAAGTCAGCAG GATGAGCCAGAATCTTCAATGCCAAAGTCTCCATCCCAGAACTCTCTTCGTAATGCTGGTCTCATTGCCAAAAGGAAAATGTTTGCTGAGTCCCAGGTTGGAAGGTCTAGTTTCCAAAAGCTTCTGGAGCCAAAGCCCACTCAGAGATCTGGCATTGGTCCTTATAGAATTGTTCTCGGTAATATAAAAGATAAG CTTATAAAGACACAAAGACGGTTGGAGCTTCTTCTGGAGGATCTTCCTTGCGATTCTGATCCATTGGATTTTTATCAGACATCAGAACAACTTTTAGAACCACTGATCAAATGCCATGAATCTTTg CATGAATGTGGATGTGGGGTCCTAGCTGATGGTCGGCTTGCTGATCTGATCCGAAGAGTTGCTACCTTTGGGATGGTACTAATGAAGCTCGACTTGCGTCAg GAATCTGGTAGACATGCTGAAACACTTGATGCAATTACCGAATATTTGGATATGGGTACATACAGTGAGTGggatgaagaaaagaaactgGAATTTCTAATAAGAGAGCTCAAAGGAAAAAGACCGCTAATCCCCCTTAGCATGGAG GTTGCTTCTGATGTTAGAGAAGTACTGGATACCTTCCGCATGGCTGCTGAGCTAGGGAGTGATTCACTTGGAGCATATGTGATTTCTATGGCTTCTAAC GCAAGTGATGTCCTTGCTGTGGAGCTTCTGCAAAAAGATGCACGACTTGCTGTTAGTGGAGAGATAGGAAAGCCATGTCCTGGTGGAAC GCTGCGTGTGGTTCCTTTGTTTGAAACTGTTAAGGACTTGAGAGGAGCTGGCTCAGTGATCAGGAAGTTATTGTCTGTTGATTGGTACCGGGACCACGTCATCAAGAACCATAATGGGCACCAAGAG GTGATGGTCGGATACTCTGATTCTGGGAAAGATGCAGGGCGTTTTACTGCTGCATGGGAACTTTACAAAGCTCAAGAGGATGTCGTAGCTGCATGTAATGAGTACGATATCAAAGTCACCCTGTTTCATGGGAGAGGGGGAAGTATTGGTCGTGGAGGAGGCCCTACATATCTTGCCATTCAATCCCAGCCGCCTGGCTCTGTGATG GGTACTCTACGAACTACTGAGCAAGGAGAGATGATTCAGGCAAAATTTGGGCTGCCTCAGATTGCTGTCAGACAGCTAGAGATATATACAACAGCTGTGCTGCTTGCAACATTGCGTCCTCCACAACCTCCTCGAGAACAAAAGTGGCGTAACCTCATGGAGGAGATATCCAAGATCAGTTGTCAGAATTACAGAAATGTAGTCTACGAAAATCCAGAATTCCTTACCTACTTCCAGGAGGCCACACCACAGGGTGAGCTTGGCTACCTCAACATAGGGAGCCGCCCCACAAGAAGAAAGACCTCTACAGGAATTGGACATCTTCGGGCAATTCCATGGGTGTTTGCATGGACTCAAACCAGATTTGTTCTTCCAGCATGGCTTGGAGTTGGGGCAGGTTTAAGGGGGGTTTGTGACAAGGGACACACTGAAGAGTTGCAAGCTATGTACAAAGAATGGCCTTTCTTCCAGTCTACCATTGACCTCATTGAGATGATATTAGGGAAGGCAGACACTCCTATATCCAAACATTACGATGAAGTCCTCGTCTCAGAAAGCAGGCGCCATCTTGGTGATGAACTGAGAATGGAGCTCCTAGCGACAGAAAAATTGGTGTTGGTGGTTAGTGGACATGAGAAACTATCTGCCAATAATCGGATCTTGAGGAGGCTGATTGAGAGCAGGCTTCCCTATCTTAATCCCATGAACTTGTTGCAGGTTGAGGTACTCAAGAGATTGAGAAGTGATGATGATAACAAAGAACTCAGAGATACATTGCTAATCACAATCAATGGGATTGCTGCAGGGATGAGGAATACAGGCTAA